From Plasmodium falciparum 3D7 genome assembly, chromosome: 9, one genomic window encodes:
- a CDS encoding LCCL domain-containing protein → MYNFFLSIICIFFIPYFCRASFKEYLSNKKIFLKYNGTYCLYPENVIENDIIEIATDECDKVAHEYENKIVWFSFDNGRLRSNNGMCLKTYKNILVLSTCSPNKNEKSEMWKIDEETHLKNENNNCAQIAGNKLFSFTCNNLSTKEFEQSIFSSDELYLMKTRYSQQKLKNIKTEDIDTFHNNFNTLTNSYKEVDTKIVHILNRDKEMKKQKEKILHLINDMKLLVNTSSSLNEYGTGAIMKIYDNMDIEQKKYLLNVPLEKLEINEEKLDELGIEQGQIKIIIQSFLNVPENNTYTFYVKNIVGYINIKLNNEEILSNRNIEINNRTNNSAVVKLRKNKLIPIYIEISSIGNEKPSFSLYWSNNNNMPEQIINSLYLYSTIYEKVCYTPLQKKIDFTLTFENITKTNREYQFLCPLKNFNNDQNVRILKNENRPDYCYDLKSSICASAIDSYFLPNESEGIVKAVRQRIQNEKGIYEECGIILPTNTTEHIFKGITDIKLIDMDDFFINYEKNKELYKGYKGIVTDDKHSLLSKTDLDKSFISDIDINCTNNFNEKKTNYEYSSGSFIIKRIKSSDLLKQNTSIVVDVFALFEKYSDIKNMPSIYLSNWTRKTCNDIQLYIKYGKPNDIMKYPSKLLSCDDTFESLTYQSRDDNNNNNNNNNNNNNNNNNNNNNNNNNNNNDNNNIISDYYDYDDDDTIVARCLPYCFNDKEVLGSYIYMSKSPICKSAIHSGILTINGGLVEIRKLKNITQNFNSTMEITRNGIKATIGTNQNGYSYYITKPSGRFCNFPRTSYNINESINLESDIDYKNDEDKTNNNNNNNNNNNNNNNNNNYHNNNNYHNNYHNNNHPHNDNTIFPSFIQLYSKLTETPPVVLVHEKHAVLPNQLDKIQNVYNQNNYKKDFFFPQKNEALNENKKKNPTSTPSDDEEKKENKKIIQEFTTFEKNYKKDIPHYQTLIKKNENILSNLFMKKNSIKNMESQITDIRKNQKDSYDIFVKTQETVVTSLIKQFNIITKKKENHINRLEKAFSNVKTTTVKIFKEQYKSTNINDNYIIIDSIQNNSMNGSSNWKIEKYTNGNFFSSITENSFIKSEDNIYGSYILYRYTKLYKGFISLDIKLPYEGSFGIIFKYKDDKNYHNFIINRNEFYFLEVINGTVGNKINYTKTENNIYNFGMWIQIHLDFGNKYIRTFINKKFVCGYETRYHTYGFLGFGVNHCKEKIFIDKLVIGSLDQTKYYSDKMGKKNNIQNIFPPTIYLNKNMQVLQNGTKKKKQNKNFIFNKYNKEHTISIGNNNSNGCIPFEENFHTPLDNNWIIPENNNIWHIKRKETNIYLPSILKNFKNIYKNQDNSETNNISNDEENYLYSIKKTNQANNILIPSILLLNKQHLCTHMKSYTFQTNIKLNKISKAGIIFRVHSNHDFLSVILDISQKHGKIYLMKITKGIPFQLLTKTHISIQDNTWYNLKLSYNGSNIKLILNDEIILNSKINQNMPKQLGTLGLILLSGQCKYKNVVFTPSTSSQ, encoded by the exons atgtataatttttttttgtccataatatgtatattcttCATTCCTTATTTTTGTCGAGCAAGCTTCAAAGAATATTTAtctaataagaaaatatttttaaaatataatggtACCTATTGTTTATACCCTGAAAATGTTatagaaaatgatataattgAAATAGCCACCGATGAATGTGATAAAGTAGCACATGAATATGAG aataaAATTGTTTGGTTTTCGTTCGATAATGGAAGATTAAGAAGCAACAACGGTATGTGCCTTAAAACgtacaaaaatattttagtgCTTTCCACATGTTCGcctaataaaaatgaaaagtcAGAAATGTGGAAGATAGATGAAGAAacacatttaaaaaatgaaaacaacAATTGTGCTCAAATAGCTGggaataaattattttcttttacatGCAATAATTTATCAACTAAAGAATTTGAACAATCCATATTTTCTTCAGAcgaattatatttaatgaaaacAAGATATTCgcaacaaaaattaaaaaatattaaaacagAAGATATAGATACGTTTCATAACAATTTTAATACTTTAACAAATAGTTACAAAGAAGTAGATACTAAAATAGTACATATTTTAAACAGAgataaagaaatgaaaaaacaaaaagaaaaaattcttcatttaataaacGATATGAAATTATTAGTTAATACATCTTCATCATTAAATGAATATGGTACAGGGgctattatgaaaatatatgataatatggatatagagcaaaagaaatatttattaaatgtacCATTAGAAAAATTAGAAATTAATGAGGAAAAGTTAGACGAACTAGGTATAGAACAAGggcaaataaaaattattattcaaaGCTTTTTAAATGTACCGGAAAATAATACTTATACattttatgtaaaaaatatcgtaggatatataaatataaaattaaacaatGAAGAAATTTTATCCAATAGAAAtattgaaataaataatagaaCGAATAATAGTGCTGTTGTGAAATtacgaaaaaataaattaatccCTATATACATAGAAATATCTTCCATAGGTAATGAAAAaccttcattttctttatattggagtaataataataatatgccCGAACAAATCATTAATtctttatatctatatagtacaatatatgaaaaagtgTGTTATACACCACTTCAGAAAAAAATTGATTTTACTTTAACATTTGAAAATATTACTAAAACGAATAGAGAATATCAGTTTTTGTGTCCACTCAAAAATTTCAATAATGATCAGAACGTtagaatattaaaaaatgagaatAGACCAGATTATTGTTATGATTTAAAATCTAGTATATGCGCCTCAGCAATTGATTCATACTTTTTACCAAATGAAAGTGAAGGAATTGTAAAAGCAGTTAGACAAAGgatacaaaatgaaaaaggcATATATGAAGAGTGTGGTATTATATTACCTACTAATACAActgaacatatatttaaaggaataacagatataaaattaattgatATGGatgatttttttattaattatgaaaaaaataaagaattatacAAAGGTTATAAAGGTATAGTAACTGATGATAAACATTCCTTATTATCTAAAACAGATTTAGATAAAAGTTTTATATCTGATATTGATATAAATTgtacaaataattttaatgaaaaaaaaactaatTATGAATATAGCTCAGGatcatttataattaaacGTATTAAATCTTCagatttattaaaacaaaatacaTCAATTGTTGTTGACGTTTTTGctttatttgaaaaatatagtGACATCAAGAATATGCcttctatttatttatcaaaTTGGACCAGGAAAACATGTAATGATATacagttatatataaaatatggaaagccaaatgatataatgaaatatccATCAAAACTTTTATCTTGTGATGACACATTTGAAAGTTTGACCTATCAAAGTAGAgacgataataataacaacaacaataataacaacaacaataataacaacaacaataacaacaacaataataataataataataataataatgataataataatattattagtgattattatgattacgatgatgatgataccATTGTTGCTAGGTGCTTACCCTATTGTTTTAATGATAAAGAAGTATTAGgctcatatatttatatgtccAAATCACCCATTTGCAAATCGGCTATACATTCGGGTATTTTAACAATTAATGGGGGGTTGGTAGAAATACGAAagctaaaaaatataacacaaAATTTCAACAGTACGATGGAAATTACGAGAAATGGTATTAAAGCAACAATAGGTACAAACCAAAATGgatattcttattatattactAAACCAAGTGGTAGGTTTTGTAATTTTCCTAGGACATCCtacaatataaatgaatcAATAAATTTAGAAAGTGACATAGACTATAAGaatgatgaagataaaacaaacaacaacaataataacaataataataataataacaataataataataataattatcataataataataattatcataataattatcataataataatcatccaCATAACGATAATACGATTTTTCCTTCCTTCATTCAGTTATATTCCAAATTAACCGAAACACCCCCAGTCGTTTTAGTGCATGAAAAACATGCGGTTCTACCTAATCAGCTAGACAAAATACAAAATGTATAcaatcaaaataattataaaaaagattttttttttcctcaaaAAAATGAGGCACtcaatgaaaataaaaagaagaatcCAACTTCTACACCTtcagatgatgaagaaaaaaaagaaaataagaaaataattcaAGAATTTACTAcgtttgaaaaaaattataaaaaggataTTCCACATTATCAAACATTaattaagaaaaatgaaaatattcttTCGAACTtgtttatgaaaaaaaatagtataaaaaatatggaatcACAAATAACagatataagaaaaaatcaaaaagattcgtatgatatatttgttaaaacTCAAGAAACAGTTGTAACTTCTCTTATTAaacaatttaatataataacgaagaaaaaggaaaatcatataaataggCTAGAAAAAGCATTTTCCAATGTTAAGACAACAACagtaaaaatattcaaagaacaatataaatctacaaatattaatgataattatataataatagataGTATTCAAAATAATAGTATGAATGGATCATCAAATTGgaaaattgaaaaatatacaaatggAAATTTCTTTTCATCTATTACTGAAaattcatttataaaatcagaagataatatatatggatcATATATACTTTATCGATATACcaaattatataaaggaTTTATATCATTAGATATAAAATTACCATATGAAGGATCATTTGGTATaatctttaaatataaagatgataaaaattatcataactttataattaataggaatgaattttattttttggaaGTAATAAATGGAACAGTAGGaaacaaaattaattatacGAAAactgaaaataatatttataattttggaATGTGGATACAAATTCATCTAGATTTtggtaataaatatatacgtacatttataaataaaaaatttgtatGTGGATATGAAACGCGATATCATACATATGGATTCTTAGGATTTGGAGTCAATCAttgtaaagaaaaaatatttattgatAAACTAGTTATAGGTTCTTTAGATCAAACCAAATATTACTCAGACAAAATGGGAAAAAAGAATAacattcaaaatatatttcctcctactatttatttaaataaaaatatgcaaGTATTACAAAatggaacaaaaaaaaaaaaacaaaacaaaaattttatttttaataaatataataaagaacatACAATAAGTAtaggaaataataattctaaTGGATGTATACCTTTTGAAGAAAATTTCCATACCCCTTTAGATAACAACTGGATAATACctgagaataataatatatggcatataaaaagaaaagaaacaaatatatacttaccatccatattaaaaaattttaaaaacatatataaaaatcaaGATAATTCAGAAACTAATAATATATCgaatgatgaagaaaattatttatattcaataaaaaaaacaaatcaaGCAAATAATATACTAATACCATCTATacttcttttaaataaacaACATTTATGTACACATATGAAATCATATACATTTCAAACTAATATAAAACTAAATAAAATATCCAAAGCTGGAATCATTTTTAGAGTTCATTCCAATCATGATTTCTTATCCGTCATATTAGATATATCACAAAAACatggaaaaatatatcttatgAAAATAACCAAAGGAATACCATTCCAATTATTAACAAAAACTCATATATCAATACAAGATAACACATGGTATAATTTAAAACTATCTTATAATGGCTCAAATATAAAACTTATCttaaatgatgaaataattttaaattcaAAAATAAACCAAAATATGCCTAAACAATTGGGTACACTAGgtcttatattattatctggTCAATGTAAGTACAAAAATGTTGTATTTACACCAAGCACTAGTtctcaataa
- a CDS encoding 60S ribosomal protein L32, with protein sequence MAVKKVGKIIKKRTKKFTRFQSNRFMRVKPAWRKPRGIDCRVRRRYKGTNLMPSIGYGSNKKTKFLLPNNKYKYVVKNVKEMEPLIMNHTKYCVQIAHNVSSKKRKQIIERAKQMNVSVINAKARLQKTEE encoded by the exons atggcaGTAAAAAAAGTtggaaaaattataaaaaagaggACCAAGAAATTTACTCGATTTCAGTCAAATAGATTTATGCGTGTTAAg CCTGCATGGAGAAAACCAAGAGGTATTGATTGCCGTGTGAGAAGAAGATACAAAGGCACAAATTTGATGCCAAGTATTGGATATGGTAGTAATAAGAAAACCAAATTTTTATTACCAAATAATAAGTACAAATATGTTGTTAAAAACGTAAAAGAAATGGAACCATTAATTATGAACCATACTAAATACTGTGTACAAATTGCTCATAACGTATCAagcaaaaaaagaaaacaaattATTGAGAGAGCTAAACAAATGAATGTTTCTGTTATAAATGCTAAAGCCAGATTACAAAAAAcagaagaataa
- a CDS encoding GTPase-activating protein, putative: protein MIVGNKFWDEEKDAPILKRNANYINRENCEYICKRAEHFYEIMLSYIKEDIDVEIKEDCNDKEILRIIKLDAERTFNKEENRSLLIQVLQSIYPITNDYHQGISFISSFLLLFLEPKEVVKIITGLHKYYLPGYFKAMPKAYVRDSRVFLSILNIFHPKLYEHIKNLITPEAFVSKWFIGLNVHVLTFESLMLFFENLLKEGEIFLFKYSIALCKTLEKEIINTSDVSKLLALLRLDQKLFPNDYKVSEGQEIGEFFLNIIHTARTVDLSNINLDKLREEAYEQMRLEEERRKQIEMERLLTDDEIIFSDEEEDFTQAEDAPESETAGVEDENEGEIKYTEDENEKKNDKNEIVAETKNVEDMKDAKNHDMKYAHTEEIKNMDNIGKGDNEEPKNTNEKNQKCGKDNINKVDVKVQINEKREMEEY from the coding sequence ATGATAGTAGGTAACAAATTTTGGGACGAAGAAAAAGATGCACCGATATTGAAACGAAAtgcaaattatattaatcgAGAGAACtgtgaatatatatgtaagcgTGCAGAacatttttatgaaataatgttaagttatataaaagaagatatagatgtagaaataaaagaagattGTAACGATAAAGAGatattaagaataataaaattagatGCTGAAAGGACatttaataaagaagaaaatcgatcattattaatacaaGTATTACAATCTATATATCCAATAACAAATGATTATCATCAGggtatatcatttatatcatcttTTCTATTACTTTTCTTGGAACCTAAAGAAgtagtaaaaataataacgggtttacataaatattatttaccaGGTTACTTTAAAGCTATGCCAAAAGCATATGTAAGAGATTCTCGAGTATTTTTaagtattttaaatatttttcatccgaaattatatgaacatataaaaaatttgataACACCTGAAGCATTTGTTTCCAAATGGTTTATAGGATTGAATGTACATGTGTTAACATTTGAATCTCTCatgttattttttgaaaacttattaaaagaaggagaaatatttttattcaaatataGTATTGCTTTATGTAAAAccttagaaaaagaaataattaataCGAGTGATGTTTCAAAATTATTAGCTTTATTAAGATTAGATCAAAAGCTTTTTCCAAATGATTATAAAGTATCAGAGGGTCAAGAAATTGGGGAgttttttctaaatattatacatacagCAAGGACAGTAGATTTgtcaaatattaatttagaTAAATTAAGAGAAGAAGCATATGAACAAATGAGATTAGAAGAGGAAAGGAGAAAACAAATTGAAATGGAAAGACTTTTAACAGATgatgaaattatattttctgaTGAAGAGGAAGATTTTACTCAAGCAGAAGATGCACCCGAAAGTGAAACAGCAGGAGTAGAAGATGAAAATGAGGGAGAAATTAAATATACTGaagatgaaaatgaaaaaaaaaatgacaaaaatgaaatagTAGCCGAAACAAAAAATGTTGAAGATATGAAGGATGCGAAAAATCATGATATGAAATATGCACACACAGAGGAgattaaaaatatggataatatagGAAAAGGAGATAATGAGGAACCTAAAAATactaatgaaaaaaatcaaaagtGTGGAAAagacaatataaataaggtAGACGTGAAAGTAcaaattaatgaaaaaagagaaatggaagaatattaa